In a genomic window of Hippoglossus stenolepis isolate QCI-W04-F060 chromosome 15, HSTE1.2, whole genome shotgun sequence:
- the siah2l gene encoding E3 ubiquitin-protein ligase Siah2, protein MFPPLDAMSSPSSAGGPGGPGGPGATGGPGAGKAGGGKPGGSGGVAAAAAASGVNSVTGSDSAPPAAAGSLLPAGPSRHPAGLAALFECPVCLDSVLPPILQCQAGHLLCNLCRQKLSCCPTCRGPLTPSIRNLAMEKVASTLPFPCKYLSAGCLLSLHHSEKPDHEEVCEFRPYTCPCPGATCKWHGSLEAVMPHLMHAHKSITTLQGEDIVFLATDITLPGAVDWVMMQSCFSHHFMLVLEKQEKYEGHQQFFAVVLLIGTRKQAENFAYRLELNGNRRRLTWEATPRSIHDGVAAAILNSDCLVFDTSIAHLFADNGNLGINVTISMC, encoded by the exons ATGTTCCCGCCGCTGGACGCCATGAGCAGTCCGTCCTCAGCCGGAGGACCCGGAGGACCCGGAGGACCCGGGGCGACCGGAGGACCCGGGGCGGGCAAAGCAGGCGGAGGGAAGCCTGGCGGCTCCGGAGGCGtcgccgccgctgctgccgcctCCGGTGTGAACTCCGTCACCGGGTCGGACTCTGCCCCTCCTGCCGCCGCCGGGTCCCTGCTCCCGGCCGGACCGAGCCGGCACCCCGCGGGGCTCGCGGCTCTGTTCGAGTGTCCCGTGTGTTTGGACTCCGTCCTGCCGCCCATCCTGCAGTGCCAGGCCGGGCACCTGCTGTGTAACCTCTGCCGCCAGAAGCTGAGCTGCTGCCCCACCTGCCGGGGCCCGCTCACCCCGAGCATCCGCAACCTGGCCATGGAGAAGGTGGCCTCCACGCTGCCGTTCCCCTGCAAG TACTTGTCGGCCGGCTGTCTGCTGTCTCTTCACCACAGTGAGAAGCCCGATCACGAGGAGGTGTGCGAGTTCAGGCCGTACACGTGTCCGTGCCCCGGGGCGACCTGCAAGTGGCATGGCTCGCTGGAGGCCGTCATGCCACACCTGATGCACGCGCACAAGTCAATCACGACGCTGCAG gGGGAGGACATCGTCTTCCTGGCGACAGACATCACTCTCCCGGGCGCCGTGGACTGGGTGATGATGCAGTCGTGTTTCAGTCACCACTTCATGCTCGTCTTGGAGAAGCAGGAGAAGTACGAGGGCCATCAGCAGTTCTTTGCCGTCGTGCTGCTTATTGGCACCCGCAAGCAGGCCGAGAACTTTGCCTACCGCCTGGAGCTCAACGGCAACCGCCGCCGGCTCACCTGGGAGGCCACACCACGCTCCATCCACGACGGGGTGGCGGCCGCAATCTTGAACAGTGACTGCCTGGTGTTTGACACCTCTATCGCCCACCTGTTCGCCGACAATGGTAACCTGGGAATTAACGTCACCATCTCCATGTGCTGA
- the rbmx2 gene encoding RNA-binding motif protein, X-linked 2 has product MNPLTKVKLINELNEREADLGVKESVSWHTEYKDSAWIFVGGFPFELTEGDIICVFSQYGEVVNINLVRDKKTGKSKGFCFICYEDQRSTILAVDNFNGIKIKGRTIRVDHVKDYRPPKDSEDIDDITKHLRDEGCAPTATKSTSSSSSSSEEDEQYVIPVKKLKKDKKEKKKKKKKKKKAEQERGSRVSSSASPPLHRTPPAVRVKEEKEDTAYDKYNQRGAPPGGQLNGQRAGEEAERRRNHEREGEREEDRQRETDRDYKREREGDRRRETDRDYKREREGDRRRETDRDDRREREGDRRRETDRDDRREREGDRRRETDRDDNREGDRRRETDRDDNREGDRRRETDRDDRREGDRQRREREGDRRRETDRDDRRETDRDGETRKETDRDRDDRRRETDRDSRRERDDDRRQMVKRE; this is encoded by the exons ATGAA TCCGCTGACGAAGGTGAAGCTAATCAACGAGCTGAACGAGCGGGAGGCGGACCTCGGCGTGAaggagtctgtttcctggcaCACGGAGTACAAAGACAGCGCCTGGATCTTTGTAG GAGGATTTCCGTTCGAGCTGACTGAAGGTGACATCATCTGCGTGTTCTCTCA GTACGGCGAGGTCGTCAACATCAACCTGGTGCGAGACAAGAAGACAGGGAAGTCCAAAGGTTTCTGCTTCATCTGCTACGAGGACCAGCGCAGCACCATCCTCGCTGTCGACAACTTCAACGGCATCAAG ATTAAAGGTCGGACCATTCGTGTGGATCACGTTAAAGACTATCGTCCTCCCAAAGACTCCGAGGACATCGATGACATCACCAAGCATCTGAGGGACGAGGGCTGTGCTCCCACAGCCACCAAGtcgacctcctcttcctcctcttcctccgagGAAGACGAGCAGTACGTCATCCctgtgaagaagctgaagaaag ataaaaaagagaagaagaaaaagaaaaagaagaagaagaaggcagagcaggagagagggagccgGGTGTCCTCCTCTGCCTCGCCTCCTCTTCATCGTACTCCTCCCGCCGTCAGAgtcaaagaggaaaaggaggacaCTGCCTACGACAAGTACAACCAGAGGGGGGCGCCGCCAGGAGGACAACTTAATGGACAGAGAGcgggggaggaggcggagaggaggagaaatcatgagagggaaggagagagagaggaagacagacaaagagagacagacagagactacaaaagagagagagagggagacagacgaagagagacagacagagactacaaaagagagagagagggagacagacgaagggagacagacagagacgatagaagagagagagagggagacagacgaagggagacagacagagacgacagaagagagagagagggagacagacgaagggagacagacagagacgacaatagagagggagacagacgaagggagacagacagagacgacaatagagagggagacagacgaagggagacagacagagacgacagaagagagggagacagacagagacgagagagagagggagacaggagaagggagacagacagagacgacagaagagagacggacagagatgGTGAGACAAGGAAAGAGACAGACCGGGACAGAGATGATAGAAgaagagagacggacagagacagcagaagagagagagacgatgaTAGAAGACAGATGgtgaagagagagtga